The Candidatus Hydrogenedentota bacterium genomic interval TTCGGGTGACAGTTTGGAACGAGGGCGTACACGAGAAAAGCGACCAGAAGGTCGCCAGCATCTATCCCGACGGCATGGGTAAGGCTATCGCCGCCTATCTTGCCCAACAACCCGGGATCGCCTCGGTGCGCGTGGCGGAACTCAACGACAAGGGCCAGGGCCTCACCGATGAGATCCTGGACGGCACCGATGTTATGACATGGTGGGGCCATCTCGCCCACGACAAGGTCACCGACGACAACGCCGACAAGGTCAAGCAGCGGGTCCTGGACGGCATGGGCCTCGTTGTGCTTCATTCGGGCCACTTCTCGAAGGTCTTCAAGGGGCTCATGGGCACCGGCTGCAACCTCAAGTGGCGCGAAGACGGCGGGAAGGAACGTCTCTGGGTGGTCGATCCGGCCCATCCCATCGCCTCCGGGCTCCCCGAATACTTTGAATTGCCCGAAACCGAGATGT includes:
- a CDS encoding ThuA domain-containing protein, which encodes MKNGVRVTVWNEGVHEKSDQKVASIYPDGMGKAIAAYLAQQPGIASVRVAELNDKGQGLTDEILDGTDVMTWWGHLAHDKVTDDNADKVKQRVLDGMGLVVLHSGHFSKVFKGLMGTGCNLKWREDGGKERLWVVDPAHPIASGLPEYFELPETEMYGEHFDIPQPDQLVFISWFEGGEVFRSGCCWHRGMGKIFYFRPGHETFPIYHNETVLNVICNGVKWAAPSGLKQVVRGNVKALEKMAK